One window of the Anolis sagrei isolate rAnoSag1 chromosome 5, rAnoSag1.mat, whole genome shotgun sequence genome contains the following:
- the LMOD2 gene encoding leiomodin-2, whose product MSTFGYRRELSKYEELDEDELLASLTDEELKELERELEDIEPDRNLPVGHRQKSLTEKTPTGTFSREALMAYWERETRKLLEKERMGACEKDSKEQEEEEEEDSEDINEEYFTGSNSEVSEEAYTEEEDEEEEDKEEEEEEEEDKGEDREEERVEKVEVEEEEEEEEEEEEDDDEEESGADNDEEKEPVECKKTTNNDSKRSSISIKLQKCNNKAENEIVANGHSEKDAEDVSYRKGAMHPCGNPTVIEDALEKVRNNDPDTSEVNLNNIENITPQMLIHFAQALRNNTVVKTFSLANTHADDNVAIAIAGMLKVNQYISNLNLDSNFITGKGILAIMRALQNNKILTELRFHNQRHIMGGQVEMDIAKLLKDNTTIVKLGYHFELAGPRMSMTSILTRNMDKQRQKRMQEQRQQESNWNGTLSPKTKALQKGTPSSSPYSSPRSSPWSSPKLPKKVPPVQNQPSPRSSPRSSPKIPKKVLPVKNQPPSPPPPPPPPPPPPPQIVPEKKLPTRNIAEVIKQQESAQKVVPKKQKKKKVKKSKKYENEILSEIKNSLKSVSDKKSEEGSRPSTRPSTPVKCLHTDLMDAIRGSSIKQLKRVEVPQALR is encoded by the exons ATGTCTACCTTTGGGTACAGGCGAGAGCTTAGTAAATATGAAGAACTAGATGAAGATGAGCTCCTTGCTTCTCTAACTGATGAGGAGttgaaggagctggagagagAGTTAGAGGACATTGAGCCTGACCGGAACCTTCCAGTGGGACACAGGCAGAAAAGCCTTACAGAGAAGACACCAACAGGGACTTTCAGCCGGGAGGCGCTGATGGCATACTGGGAAAGAGAAACAAGAAAACTTCTAGAAAAAGAGAGGATGGGTGCATGCGAAAAG GATTCTaaagaacaggaggaggaagaggaggaggattcaGAAGACATTAATGAGGAATATTTCACAGGAAGTAATAGTGAAGTTTCTGAGGAGGCATATactgaagaagaagatgaagaagaggaggataaagaagaggaagaggaggaggaagaagacaaagGTGAAGATAGAGAAGAAGAGAGGGTAGAGAAGGTggaggtagaggaggaggaagaggaggaggaggaggaggaggaagatgatgatgaagaagaaagtGGTGCAGATAATGATGAAGAAAAGGAACCTGTTGAATGCAAAAAGACAACAAACAATGACAGCAAAAGAAGTTCAATCAGTATAAAACTTCAAAAATGCAATAACAAAGCTGAAAATGAAATAGTTGCCAATGGTCATAGTGAAAAGGATGCAGAAGACGTGAGCTATAGAAAGGGTGCCATGCATCCTTGTGGAAATCCCACTGTGATTGAAGATGCTTTAGAAAAAGTTAGAAATAATGATCCTGACACCAGTGAAGTTAACCTAAACAACATTGAAAACATCACACCACAGATGCTTATACATTTTGCTCAGGCCCTAAGGAACAACACTGTGGTCAAAACCTTTAGTTTGGCCAACACTCATGCAGATGACAATGTTGCAATAGCTATTGCTGGTATGCTAAAAGTGAATCAATATATATCAAATCTGAATCTTGATTCTAATTTTATTACAGGAAAAGGGATATTAGCAATCATGCGGGCTTTGCAGAATAATAAGATTTTAACAGAATTAAGATTTCACAATCAAAGGCATATAATGGGTGGCCAGGTTGAAATGGACATAGctaaacttctgaaggacaataCAACAATTGTGAAACTAGGATATCACTTTGAGCTTGCTGGACCAAGAATGAGTATGACAAGTATCCTCACAAGAAACATGGATAAACAGAGACAGAAGCGGATGCAGGAGCAAAGACAGCAAGAATCCAATTGGAATGGAACACTCAGTCCAAAGACCAAAGCTTTGCAAAAGGGAACTCCCAGTTCTTCACCTTATTCTTCTCCCCGAAGTTCACCTTGGTCATCTCCAAAACTTCCTAAAAAAGTTCCCCCTGTTCAAAACCAACCCTCTCCTAGAAGTTCACCAAGGTCATCTCCAAAGATCCCTAAAAAAGTTCTTCCAGTTAAAAACCAACCTCCATccccaccacctccacctcctcctccaccaccaccacctcctcaaaTAGTCCCAGAGAAAAAACTGCCAACCCGAAACATTGCTGAAGTTATCAAACAGCAGGAAAGTGCCCAAAAGGTTGTAccaaaaaagcagaaaaagaaaaaagtcaagaAAAGCAAAAAATATGAGAATGAAATCTTGTCGGAAATTAAAAATTCATTGAAGTCAGTCTCAGACAAGAAGTCAGAAGAAGGTTCACGTCCCTCTACCCGACCTTCTACTCCAGTGAAATGTCTCCATACTGATCTCATGGATGCAATTCGTGGAAGTAGTATCAAACAGCTAAAGCGA GTGGAAGTTCCACAAGCTTTGCGATAA